In one window of Ruminococcus albus AD2013 DNA:
- a CDS encoding type II secretion system F family protein — translation MKNYSYVAKDTTGKTIKGTYEADSEQELLDKIYEQGLFCVSYSEALGGSRKVAHRFNTAELAYCCRQLAAMMSSGLTIVKALDILYKEEEKKGPKEVWKQVYEDVQKGESFSNALEAKRGCFPDFFISMVDAGEISGSLDITMKRLQEYYANTNKLNNKIKGAMIYPCVLLVLVIAVVILMSIKILPIFKSMMPEDKLNGLQKALFGFSDFVIDKWYALLIGIVVLIGVIVYALKVESVRLKFDQAKLKMPLIGPLMVKIAEGRFSRTLSSLYSSGIPMVDCLERSSRILNNTYIDKMFIQVVDEVKQGSPVSTALSKTEIFEGMFCSIIYVGEESGALDEILEKTADFYEEEADSAVTRLVGLMEPLMIIILGVGIGLVLAAVFPMLYGGIAEMEKE, via the coding sequence ATGAAGAATTATAGCTACGTCGCTAAGGATACCACGGGTAAAACCATTAAAGGTACCTACGAGGCTGACAGCGAGCAGGAACTGCTTGACAAGATCTATGAGCAGGGTCTGTTCTGTGTAAGCTATAGTGAAGCTCTGGGCGGTAGCAGAAAGGTCGCTCATAGGTTCAACACAGCTGAGCTGGCGTACTGCTGCAGACAGCTGGCTGCAATGATGTCGTCGGGACTGACGATAGTAAAGGCTCTTGATATCCTTTATAAAGAGGAAGAAAAGAAGGGCCCCAAGGAAGTCTGGAAGCAGGTGTATGAAGACGTTCAGAAAGGTGAAAGTTTCTCAAATGCGCTTGAAGCAAAACGTGGATGCTTCCCCGATTTCTTTATCTCAATGGTAGACGCGGGCGAGATCTCAGGTTCGCTTGATATCACCATGAAGAGACTGCAGGAATACTACGCAAATACCAATAAGCTGAACAATAAGATAAAGGGTGCTATGATATATCCTTGCGTTCTGCTCGTACTGGTCATTGCAGTTGTTATACTGATGAGTATAAAGATCCTGCCTATATTCAAGAGTATGATGCCTGAAGATAAGCTGAATGGTCTGCAGAAGGCGTTGTTTGGATTCAGTGATTTCGTCATAGACAAATGGTATGCACTTCTGATCGGTATAGTTGTACTGATAGGCGTTATCGTTTATGCACTGAAAGTCGAATCGGTAAGACTGAAATTTGACCAGGCAAAGCTTAAAATGCCCCTTATCGGACCTCTGATGGTAAAGATAGCTGAAGGCCGTTTCTCAAGAACTCTTTCTTCGCTTTATTCCAGCGGTATACCGATGGTTGACTGTCTTGAAAGATCTTCAAGAATACTTAACAATACATATATCGACAAGATGTTCATTCAGGTCGTAGATGAAGTTAAACAGGGTTCGCCTGTATCTACAGCTCTTTCAAAGACAGAGATATTTGAAGGCATGTTCTGCTCCATTATCTACGTTGGTGAAGAGTCCGGTGCTCTGGATGAAATTCTTGAAAAGACTGCGGACTTCTATGAAGAAGAAGCAGACTCCGCAGTAACACGACTCGTAGGATTGATGGAACCTCTGATGATCATCATCCTCGGTGTTGGTATCGGTCTCGTACTTGCTGCTGTATTCCCTATGCTTTACGGTGGTATCGCGGAGATGGAAAAGGAATAA
- a CDS encoding prepilin peptidase, with amino-acid sequence MDTETLYLIIVYVFVFIFGICIGSFLNVCIYRLPLGESLIKSNSHCMTCGTPIRKRDLIPVVSWCLLRGKCHACGAKISPRYTVVELLNGICYLVIFLHFDVISHPLYAAIVSLMTSALIVVFFMDWDTQLINTWVVVFIGALAIPKYIFCREESNITLKSMIIGALIISIPLLVISLVSHEKAMGMGDVYLMAAAGLFLGVPNVLIAMLIALVSGSIVGMILKHSNGSSVFAFGPYLALGIAVAALYGDAIADFYVHYTGLDKTIEVVSSVIANIL; translated from the coding sequence GTGGATACCGAAACACTATATCTTATAATAGTATACGTGTTCGTTTTTATCTTCGGAATATGCATCGGCAGCTTCCTGAACGTGTGTATTTACCGTCTGCCACTTGGTGAGAGCCTTATAAAAAGCAATTCTCACTGCATGACCTGCGGAACACCGATCAGAAAACGTGATCTGATACCTGTTGTAAGCTGGTGTCTGCTGCGCGGCAAATGTCATGCCTGCGGTGCTAAGATCTCGCCCAGATACACAGTAGTCGAGCTGCTCAACGGGATATGCTACCTCGTTATCTTCCTGCATTTTGATGTAATATCCCATCCGCTTTACGCAGCTATCGTTTCGCTGATGACCTCAGCACTGATAGTGGTATTCTTTATGGACTGGGACACACAGCTGATAAACACATGGGTAGTTGTCTTCATCGGTGCACTTGCGATACCGAAGTACATATTCTGCCGTGAAGAAAGCAACATTACCCTGAAATCGATGATAATCGGTGCGTTGATCATCAGTATACCGCTGCTTGTGATCTCACTTGTGAGCCATGAAAAAGCCATGGGCATGGGAGATGTATATCTGATGGCAGCTGCGGGACTTTTCCTCGGAGTGCCAAACGTACTTATCGCCATGCTGATAGCTCTTGTGTCAGGCTCGATAGTCGGAATGATACTGAAACACTCAAACGGCAGTTCAGTATTTGCGTTCGGACCTTACCTTGCATTAGGCATCGCGGTAGCTGCCCTTTACGGTGACGCCATCGCAGATTTCTATGTACATTACACAGGTCTTGACAAAACAATTGAAGTAGTTTCATCAGTTATCGCAAATATCCTTTAA
- a CDS encoding GspE/PulE family protein, translated as MRNGPIGQYLVEKNLLSEADLNAVLERQKTEKDKKFGDIVIEMKLVSDIDFAKTLAERMNVEFIDLDNAQLNAEVVKLIPEATARKYTVIAVKKIGRRMMVATNDPMNFYVFEDLRVITGCNITAQLATKASINRAIGRMYSEGAAAKVAEEAKQEKEEESVSLDEIDLSSDRVDNAPIVKLATAIVEQSFRQGATDIHIEPFKDHTKIRVRINSDLVPLMEDLDSRLHVSLVTRFKILSGMNIAEKRIPQDGRMSQVIDGTTVDLRVSNLPMVYGEKVVLRILAGDSSVRRIQDLGMTDYNYKRFVSCLKVPQGVVLVTGPTGSGKSTTLYAALGEIAKPNLNVITVEDPVEKKIANINQCQINEKAGMTFAAALRSILRQDPDIIMIGEMRDTETAEIGIRAAITGHLVLSTLHTNDAASTVTRLVDMGVDAYMVATSLIGVVAQRLAKVVCPNCREGYMSTDEDNELMGITESVPVYKPVGCSKCTRGYIGRTAIHEILLATPKMKEIIAAGAKSEQIQELAKEEGCRLLRDNVSELVQQGRTTMDELVRVTYAV; from the coding sequence ATGAGAAACGGACCAATTGGACAATATCTGGTTGAAAAGAACCTTCTGAGTGAGGCTGATCTTAATGCAGTCCTTGAAAGACAGAAGACTGAAAAGGACAAAAAGTTCGGTGATATCGTAATCGAGATGAAGCTTGTCAGCGATATAGATTTTGCTAAAACGCTGGCAGAAAGAATGAACGTAGAGTTTATAGATCTTGATAATGCTCAGCTGAATGCTGAGGTTGTCAAGCTGATACCCGAGGCAACAGCAAGAAAGTATACTGTTATTGCTGTCAAGAAGATAGGCAGACGTATGATGGTCGCTACCAACGACCCCATGAACTTCTACGTTTTTGAAGATCTGAGAGTTATCACCGGCTGTAATATCACAGCTCAGCTGGCTACAAAGGCCTCGATAAACAGAGCCATCGGTAGGATGTACTCCGAGGGTGCTGCCGCTAAGGTGGCTGAAGAGGCTAAGCAGGAGAAGGAAGAAGAGTCCGTAAGCCTTGATGAGATCGATCTCAGCTCCGACCGTGTTGATAATGCGCCTATCGTTAAGCTGGCAACTGCTATCGTTGAGCAGTCTTTCCGTCAGGGTGCGACAGATATCCACATCGAGCCTTTCAAGGATCACACAAAGATCAGAGTCCGTATCAACAGTGACCTGGTACCTCTTATGGAAGACCTTGACTCAAGACTTCATGTATCACTGGTAACAAGATTCAAGATCCTTTCTGGTATGAACATCGCAGAGAAGCGTATACCTCAGGACGGCCGTATGTCACAGGTCATCGACGGCACTACCGTTGACCTCCGTGTGTCCAACCTGCCAATGGTATACGGCGAGAAGGTCGTTCTCCGTATCCTTGCGGGCGACAGCTCCGTAAGACGTATACAGGATCTGGGTATGACTGACTATAACTACAAGAGATTCGTTTCTTGTCTGAAGGTTCCCCAGGGCGTGGTACTGGTTACAGGACCTACCGGTTCAGGTAAGTCTACCACACTGTACGCAGCCCTTGGTGAGATCGCTAAGCCGAACCTCAATGTTATCACCGTCGAAGACCCTGTCGAGAAGAAGATCGCTAACATAAATCAGTGTCAGATAAATGAGAAGGCAGGCATGACCTTTGCGGCTGCTCTGCGTTCTATCCTTCGTCAGGACCCTGATATCATAATGATCGGTGAGATGCGTGATACCGAGACAGCTGAGATCGGTATCAGAGCCGCTATCACAGGACACCTTGTGCTGTCCACACTTCATACCAACGACGCAGCTTCCACTGTTACAAGACTTGTGGATATGGGCGTTGACGCATACATGGTCGCTACTTCGCTTATCGGCGTTGTTGCACAGCGACTTGCCAAGGTCGTTTGCCCTAACTGCCGTGAGGGTTATATGTCCACAGATGAGGATAATGAACTGATGGGCATCACTGAGTCCGTACCGGTATACAAGCCTGTGGGTTGTTCCAAGTGTACAAGAGGTTACATTGGACGTACCGCTATCCATGAGATACTTCTGGCTACCCCGAAGATGAAAGAGATCATCGCCGCAGGTGCCAAGAGTGAGCAGATACAGGAACTCGCCAAGGAAGAGGGCTGCCGTCTGCTGCGTGATAACGTATCCGAACTTGTTCAGCAGGGCAGAACCACTATGGACGAGCTGGTACGTGTTACCTACGCCGTATAA
- the recG gene encoding ATP-dependent DNA helicase RecG, translated as MLGELAKPVMYLTGVGPKKSELYEKLGVKTVYDLLYHFPRYYIDMNEPQAIRDAPLNEQVVLKGRVVRKLPEGNIRRGLTVYKAIFTDDTADLTIVIYNAGFMFKALEVGHEYFLVGKLTGNMIRREINSPQIYPADAEPVQPVYRLTEGITQNQLRLNMRTALDSLGGFIYEPLPADVVREQGLCSLSYALQNIHYPTDMHTLELAKNRLVFDELLTLALGMLMMKSRSREKAGCPMGAESIDEYYSALPFELTDGQKGAINDCICDMQKDYPMNRLVQGDVGSGKTAVAAGAAYFAYKNGFQTALMAPTEILAGQHYETLKGFLEPLGVKVVLLTGSLTPKKKEKVKADIAAGEYHVIVGTHALVQASTEFRRLGLVITDEQHRFGVEQRALLAGKGDNPHKLVMSATPIPRTLALMIYGDLDISVLKELPKGRQPVETYAVTGKLRERAFGYVKQYIEEGRQAYIVCPMIEESDSDLRDVKSYAKEISEGVFSEYRVGLLHGRLSADSKEKVMKKFKAHELDILVSTTVVEVGVDVPNAAVMVIENADRFGLSQLHQLRGRVGRGEHKSTCILITDNPTEEVVQRLKILSKSHDGFEISQEDLKLRGPGDFFGSRQHGLPKMKIADMSQDMEILVKAQETAKEMLCKDPQLDKGKNRGLRELVEQLFEQDIAND; from the coding sequence ATGCTCGGTGAACTGGCAAAGCCCGTGATGTACCTCACGGGGGTCGGACCGAAAAAAAGCGAGCTTTACGAAAAGCTTGGCGTGAAAACGGTCTATGACCTGCTGTACCATTTCCCGAGATACTATATCGACATGAATGAACCGCAGGCTATCCGCGATGCGCCGCTTAATGAACAGGTGGTGCTGAAAGGTCGGGTGGTGCGCAAGCTCCCCGAAGGCAATATCAGGCGGGGGCTGACGGTCTACAAGGCGATATTCACCGATGATACCGCCGACTTAACTATCGTTATCTACAACGCGGGATTCATGTTCAAGGCACTGGAAGTCGGGCATGAGTATTTTCTTGTGGGAAAGCTGACTGGCAATATGATAAGGCGTGAGATAAATTCACCCCAGATATATCCTGCCGATGCTGAGCCTGTTCAGCCCGTGTATCGGCTTACCGAGGGCATCACACAGAATCAGCTTAGGCTGAATATGCGCACTGCGCTGGATTCTCTTGGCGGGTTCATATATGAACCTCTGCCTGCCGATGTGGTGAGGGAGCAGGGGCTGTGTTCACTGAGTTACGCTTTGCAGAATATCCACTATCCCACGGATATGCACACCCTTGAACTGGCGAAAAACAGGCTGGTCTTTGATGAACTGCTGACGCTGGCACTGGGTATGCTGATGATGAAGAGCCGAAGCCGTGAAAAGGCAGGATGTCCCATGGGGGCGGAAAGCATTGACGAGTATTACTCCGCTCTGCCATTTGAACTGACCGATGGTCAGAAAGGCGCGATAAACGACTGCATATGTGATATGCAGAAGGATTATCCCATGAACCGTCTTGTACAGGGCGATGTTGGCTCGGGTAAGACCGCTGTTGCGGCGGGTGCGGCATACTTCGCTTATAAGAACGGTTTCCAGACGGCGCTGATGGCGCCCACGGAGATACTGGCGGGTCAGCATTATGAAACGCTGAAAGGTTTTCTTGAACCGCTGGGTGTCAAGGTGGTACTATTGACAGGCTCTCTGACACCGAAAAAAAAGGAAAAAGTCAAGGCAGATATTGCGGCGGGTGAATATCATGTAATAGTGGGTACTCATGCGCTGGTTCAGGCAAGCACCGAATTCAGGCGGCTGGGACTGGTAATAACCGATGAACAGCACCGTTTCGGAGTTGAGCAGAGGGCTCTGTTGGCGGGAAAAGGGGACAATCCCCATAAGCTGGTAATGTCCGCAACGCCTATACCCCGAACTCTGGCGCTGATGATATACGGCGACCTTGATATATCGGTGCTGAAAGAACTGCCGAAGGGCAGACAGCCTGTGGAGACTTACGCAGTCACGGGAAAGCTCAGAGAACGGGCTTTCGGGTATGTGAAGCAGTATATCGAAGAGGGAAGACAGGCATATATCGTTTGCCCCATGATTGAGGAAAGCGACAGCGACCTCCGTGATGTGAAAAGCTACGCCAAGGAGATATCCGAGGGCGTTTTCAGCGAGTATCGGGTGGGTCTTCTCCATGGCAGGCTTTCTGCCGACAGCAAGGAAAAGGTCATGAAGAAGTTTAAAGCTCATGAACTTGACATACTTGTTTCCACCACTGTTGTGGAAGTCGGTGTTGATGTGCCGAACGCGGCGGTGATGGTTATAGAAAATGCCGACAGATTCGGACTTTCACAGCTGCATCAGCTGAGAGGACGAGTCGGCAGAGGTGAGCATAAATCGACCTGTATCCTGATAACAGATAATCCTACAGAGGAAGTCGTTCAGCGTCTGAAGATACTTTCAAAAAGTCATGACGGCTTTGAAATATCACAGGAAGATCTGAAACTCAGGGGACCCGGCGATTTCTTCGGCAGCAGACAGCACGGTCTGCCGAAAATGAAAATAGCGGATATGTCCCAGGATATGGAAATCCTTGTAAAAGCACAGGAAACTGCCAAGGAAATGCTATGTAAAGATCCACAACTTGACAAGGGCAAAAACAGAGGATTGAGAGAACTGGTAGAACAGCTGTTTGAGCAGGATATAGCTAATGATTGA
- a CDS encoding type II secretion system protein, with protein MKKNNKKGFTLIELVIVATIMVMIMGAILNWIRPMNKFYQRTQALSDTNDIGSMLMDYVDDELRYATNLVVLQGYQGVPRLTGQMLTDSSGNALSYGKFTNVLILDNSAIRGSRFSGYVADLTVSRRKGARGCIISALVTNDGIDTENMRCLGNEPLYNDYGCNFEASMNTLENGSCCVTVNMELTRPRREGANYVFDKFGYNQSRDFELVNVNLNTKDGMKASFFSSTGAGQALDYNTFSRAADPGTNPQATESGMYSNDTFTYILYTKQPPVVEKVKLSLYENLGDTVPINTQQINAGSPIPSNIIDSWVSIGQSRTTEYSFVGGKWRREKFVGIKTTEGDKDIEEFRESGVLSPLSFYIRTEPEYKNDPTKYLYFKDRFDNGHNDWGEPPSFEKQRSGIWDDYHTVSGVDEGVGDLNGEYTFVGWILEANYPPAPGVKPDYDDPSGSMAAGWFVNGQEYDNEATYLAVYEKKPTVTFHFEAADDSKLTAPFPAADISVRIDDEYSITTFLSETRYINITNKFESLLNEGLSFTGWTVVGSDGTDYGSLSGLDLSTLTPDETYTIIGDADSNPYPGSFLVTITIESVPSGYYHIQTAGYNYGPYNQYTDSDVLILHEDGTILMDRPGSTVQFPFVEGETIKMYVFGEKAKFNFEIPNNRFEQLFEGESKWKFDGSNLVQIG; from the coding sequence ATGAAGAAGAATAACAAAAAAGGTTTCACACTGATCGAGCTTGTCATTGTTGCGACCATCATGGTTATGATTATGGGAGCAATACTCAACTGGATCAGACCTATGAATAAGTTCTATCAAAGGACACAGGCACTTTCCGATACAAATGATATCGGCTCGATGCTGATGGACTATGTAGATGATGAATTGCGATATGCTACTAATTTAGTTGTATTGCAGGGTTATCAGGGCGTTCCCAGATTAACGGGTCAAATGCTTACTGACAGCAGTGGAAATGCTCTTTCCTATGGTAAGTTCACAAATGTTTTGATACTTGATAACAGTGCTATAAGAGGTTCCCGTTTCAGTGGTTATGTTGCTGATTTAACTGTATCACGCAGAAAGGGTGCAAGGGGCTGTATAATCAGTGCGCTTGTTACAAATGATGGTATCGACACCGAAAATATGAGATGCCTTGGTAACGAACCTCTTTATAATGACTATGGCTGTAATTTTGAAGCATCCATGAATACTCTTGAAAATGGCAGCTGTTGCGTTACAGTAAACATGGAGCTGACAAGACCAAGACGTGAAGGCGCGAATTATGTCTTTGACAAGTTCGGATATAATCAGAGCAGAGATTTTGAGCTTGTTAACGTCAATCTGAATACTAAAGACGGTATGAAAGCTTCATTCTTCTCTTCTACAGGAGCAGGTCAGGCTCTTGACTATAATACGTTTTCAAGAGCTGCTGATCCCGGAACAAATCCTCAGGCAACTGAAAGCGGAATGTATTCAAATGATACTTTCACATACATTCTGTACACCAAGCAGCCTCCTGTTGTAGAAAAGGTCAAATTATCTCTGTATGAAAATCTCGGTGACACAGTTCCTATTAATACTCAGCAAATTAATGCAGGCAGCCCTATTCCCAGTAACATTATTGATTCTTGGGTATCTATAGGACAGTCAAGAACTACTGAGTATAGTTTTGTTGGAGGTAAGTGGAGAAGGGAAAAATTCGTTGGTATCAAGACGACTGAGGGCGATAAGGATATTGAAGAATTCAGAGAATCCGGTGTTCTCTCACCCCTTAGTTTCTATATTCGAACAGAGCCTGAGTATAAAAATGATCCCACTAAGTATTTATATTTCAAAGACAGATTTGATAATGGACATAATGATTGGGGCGAACCTCCTTCATTTGAAAAACAAAGATCAGGTATCTGGGATGATTATCATACAGTATCCGGCGTTGATGAAGGAGTCGGTGATTTAAACGGCGAGTATACCTTTGTTGGTTGGATATTAGAAGCTAATTATCCGCCAGCACCCGGTGTTAAACCTGATTATGATGATCCTTCCGGTTCTATGGCAGCAGGTTGGTTTGTAAACGGTCAGGAGTACGATAATGAGGCTACTTACTTAGCTGTTTATGAGAAAAAGCCTACTGTTACTTTCCACTTTGAAGCAGCAGATGATAGTAAACTGACTGCACCATTCCCTGCTGCTGATATTAGTGTTAGAATTGATGATGAATATAGTATAACTACATTCTTGTCAGAAACCAGATATATTAATATTACAAACAAATTTGAATCGCTTCTCAATGAGGGCTTATCATTCACGGGATGGACAGTTGTAGGCAGTGACGGTACTGATTACGGTAGTCTTTCCGGATTAGATCTTAGTACACTTACACCAGATGAAACTTATACAATTATTGGTGATGCTGATTCTAATCCTTATCCCGGTTCGTTCTTAGTTACTATTACAATTGAATCCGTTCCTAGTGGCTATTATCATATTCAAACTGCTGGTTATAATTATGGTCCCTATAATCAGTATACTGACTCAGATGTTCTGATACTTCATGAAGACGGTACTATTCTAATGGATAGACCTGGTTCTACGGTTCAATTTCCTTTTGTTGAGGGTGAAACAATAAAGATGTATGTTTTTGGTGAAAAGGCTAAATTTAATTTCGAAATACCTAATAATCGATTCGAACAATTATTTGAAGGAGAATCTAAATGGAAATTTGATGGTTCTAATTTAGTACAAATAGGATGA
- the pilM gene encoding pilus assembly protein PilM, translating to MLSFDFSDRQINIVKGDNTANRIRIDNSTSIQVPADMIVNGEVIQLSGLSELLLTTLRSEQMMDRDAVVTFSSSNIVFKELIVPKAKGSEFLQMVQNHMSQEMGISNEYAISYTVVGEAGEQNPGSLKVLATACPSSIVEGFKKLFAVLNINLRSVNIGCNSISRIVLSDKSNADKMPLLVCQLDNNFLGLTLFENGQMAFARYVPISPDEYDADDYVLEALNENIFRMEQFNKARGGNGLSNVILYGFIEDYKKIVDALDGLEIRASVLGTPSQITGYENFEFTVFANAIGALYRRNKQTERINLLEVDHSSGKDSSAGLSSMLTTAGILSAASAILIAAVYGFIAMRTSNIDSQKAKVDEQIAVEEEIKAKNQLLHNRLEIINKYKNYVQTVELDIDTLPVLKQGKFDKIQEVLENHKATYDGTTFDLLSGTMIVNNITVEKQEEVEKVTNDLKALDFVANVGYQGYNGSGEDGEDVKFTLTIYFEKEGA from the coding sequence ATGCTATCATTCGATTTTTCTGATAGGCAGATCAATATCGTAAAAGGTGATAACACAGCCAACAGGATCCGCATCGATAATTCGACATCCATACAGGTTCCTGCGGATATGATCGTTAACGGTGAAGTTATCCAGCTGTCAGGTCTGTCAGAGCTTCTGCTCACAACACTGAGATCTGAGCAGATGATGGACAGAGACGCAGTAGTAACATTCTCGTCCAGCAACATTGTTTTCAAGGAGCTTATAGTTCCTAAGGCTAAGGGAAGCGAATTCCTGCAGATGGTACAGAACCATATGAGCCAGGAAATGGGCATCTCCAATGAGTATGCTATCTCTTATACAGTAGTTGGCGAAGCCGGCGAGCAGAACCCCGGTTCTCTGAAAGTACTGGCTACTGCCTGCCCCAGCTCCATTGTTGAAGGTTTCAAAAAGCTTTTCGCTGTATTGAACATCAACCTCAGATCTGTTAATATCGGTTGTAACTCGATCTCCAGAATCGTTCTTAGCGATAAGTCCAATGCCGATAAGATGCCTCTGCTGGTATGCCAGCTGGACAACAACTTCCTGGGTCTGACACTGTTCGAGAACGGTCAGATGGCTTTCGCGAGATATGTACCGATCTCACCTGATGAGTACGATGCTGATGACTACGTTCTGGAAGCTCTGAACGAGAACATATTCAGAATGGAGCAGTTCAATAAGGCAAGAGGCGGCAACGGTCTGTCAAATGTTATCCTTTACGGTTTCATCGAGGACTACAAGAAGATTGTCGATGCTCTGGATGGACTGGAGATCAGAGCATCTGTTCTGGGTACACCTTCTCAGATAACAGGTTACGAGAATTTTGAGTTCACCGTATTCGCTAATGCTATCGGTGCACTTTATAGAAGAAACAAGCAGACCGAGAGGATCAACCTTCTTGAAGTTGATCACTCTTCAGGTAAGGATTCTTCTGCAGGCCTGAGTTCTATGCTGACTACTGCAGGTATCCTGTCTGCTGCTTCTGCAATACTGATCGCTGCAGTTTACGGCTTCATCGCTATGAGAACAAGCAATATCGACAGCCAGAAAGCAAAAGTCGATGAGCAGATAGCTGTTGAAGAGGAAATAAAGGCTAAGAACCAGCTTCTGCATAACAGACTTGAAATCATCAACAAGTACAAGAATTATGTACAGACAGTAGAATTGGATATCGATACTTTACCTGTACTGAAGCAGGGTAAGTTCGATAAGATACAGGAAGTACTTGAAAATCACAAAGCTACATACGATGGCACTACCTTCGATCTTCTCTCCGGTACAATGATAGTCAACAATATCACTGTTGAAAAGCAGGAAGAGGTTGAAAAGGTTACCAATGACCTGAAAGCTCTTGATTTTGTTGCTAATGTCGGATATCAGGGCTATAACGGTTCTGGCGAAGATGGCGAGGATGTTAAATTTACGCTGACTATTTATTTTGAGAAGGAAGGTGCTTAA
- a CDS encoding type IV pilus modification PilV family protein, which produces MKTNKKGMTLVECIIAMAVFAVATTGFTMAATACMKAQAKTNRRMTATNNQTTNLEHFSTYSKVLDPEYSNVNKMETGTNKFTITFPFESGDIVNNNVYGYKSRLDEDSPDGVFELSFFSPAEQVSLDSHEYWITLYNCSTEQKQWNITCTVPGDLQDFEFFNNEKDSSAGQALPTHIWAPNGGYMRFGIRQRTAGVGDIDNCLVITDDEGNSSGPITITDKRVNEGENYCSIYYLPGYDENPFLSPDEYNTADEGTEE; this is translated from the coding sequence ATGAAAACTAATAAAAAAGGTATGACCCTTGTTGAATGCATTATCGCTATGGCAGTATTTGCTGTAGCCACAACAGGCTTTACTATGGCTGCAACTGCTTGTATGAAGGCTCAGGCAAAAACAAACAGGAGAATGACAGCTACCAATAACCAAACAACTAATCTTGAGCATTTTTCGACTTATTCAAAAGTATTGGATCCGGAGTATTCCAATGTTAATAAAATGGAGACCGGTACAAACAAGTTCACGATCACTTTTCCTTTTGAATCAGGAGATATCGTAAATAATAATGTTTACGGTTATAAATCCAGACTTGATGAAGATTCACCCGACGGAGTTTTTGAACTTTCATTCTTCTCGCCTGCTGAGCAGGTAAGTCTGGATTCCCATGAGTACTGGATAACACTCTACAATTGCAGTACTGAACAGAAGCAGTGGAATATTACTTGTACCGTTCCTGGCGATCTGCAGGACTTCGAATTTTTCAACAATGAAAAGGATTCATCTGCAGGGCAGGCTCTGCCGACCCATATATGGGCACCGAACGGTGGCTATATGAGGTTTGGTATCAGACAGAGAACTGCCGGTGTTGGTGATATCGACAATTGTCTGGTAATAACAGATGATGAGGGTAACAGCTCAGGACCAATCACAATAACAGACAAGAGGGTCAACGAAGGCGAAAATTACTGCTCTATCTACTATTTACCCGGTTATGATGAGAATCCATTCCTCTCTCCTGATGAATACAATACTGCTGACGAAGGTACTGAGGAGTAA